A single Sphingomonas kaistensis DNA region contains:
- a CDS encoding alpha-ketoacid dehydrogenase subunit beta yields the protein MPTKNMIEAINDAHRVTMAADPDIVVFGEDVGYFGGVFRATAGLQKEFGKERCFDAPISEGGIVGAAVGMAAYGLKPVIEIQFADYIYPGYDQIVSEVARMRYRTAGEWTMPMVIRSPYGGGIFGGQTHSQSPEALFTHVAGLKVVIPSTPYDAKGLLIAAIEDPDPVVFFEPKRIYNGPFDGHHDRPVKPWAKHAASEVPDGHYTVPLGKAAVVRPGNDLTVLAYGTMVHVALAAVEENGIDAEVIDLRTLVPLDMATIEESVKKTGRCLVVQEATKTSGFASELVTLIQERCFYHLEAPVGRVSGWDTPYPHAYEWIYFPGPIRMKQALEKVMAD from the coding sequence ATGCCGACCAAGAACATGATCGAGGCGATCAACGACGCCCATCGCGTGACCATGGCGGCCGACCCCGATATCGTCGTCTTCGGTGAAGACGTCGGCTATTTCGGCGGCGTGTTCCGCGCTACCGCGGGCCTCCAAAAGGAATTCGGCAAGGAACGCTGCTTCGACGCGCCGATCAGCGAAGGCGGGATCGTCGGCGCGGCGGTCGGGATGGCCGCCTACGGCCTGAAGCCCGTGATCGAGATCCAGTTCGCCGACTACATCTACCCCGGCTACGACCAGATCGTCTCCGAAGTCGCCCGCATGCGCTATCGCACCGCCGGCGAATGGACCATGCCGATGGTCATCCGCTCGCCCTATGGCGGCGGTATCTTCGGCGGCCAGACCCACAGCCAGAGCCCAGAAGCCCTCTTCACCCACGTCGCGGGTTTGAAGGTCGTCATCCCCTCGACCCCCTACGACGCCAAGGGCCTGCTGATCGCCGCGATCGAAGACCCCGACCCCGTCGTCTTCTTCGAGCCCAAGCGCATCTACAACGGCCCGTTCGACGGGCATCACGACCGCCCGGTCAAGCCGTGGGCCAAGCACGCAGCCTCCGAGGTCCCCGACGGCCACTACACCGTCCCGCTCGGCAAGGCGGCGGTGGTCCGTCCCGGCAACGACCTCACCGTCCTCGCCTATGGCACGATGGTCCACGTCGCGCTCGCCGCGGTCGAGGAGAATGGCATCGACGCCGAGGTGATCGACCTGCGCACCCTCGTGCCGCTCGACATGGCGACCATCGAAGAGAGCGTGAAAAAGACCGGCCGCTGCCTGGTGGTCCAGGAAGCCACCAAGACCAGCGGCTTTGCCTCGGAGCTCGTCACCCTGATCCAGGAACGCTGCTTCTATCACCTCGAAGCCCCGGTCGGGCGCGTGTCGGGCTGGGACACGCCCTACCCCCACGCCTACGAATGGATCTATTTCCCCGGCCCGATCCGCATGAAACAAGCCCTAGAAAAGGTCATGGCAGACTAA
- a CDS encoding dihydrolipoamide acetyltransferase family protein yields the protein MATYLFKLPDIGEGIAEAEIVAWHIAVGDRVEEDQQLADMMTDKATVEMESPVAGVVRKLAGEVGDQIAIGSVLVEIETEGADAAAAPAEAEEVPLADGAAVPTQAQEEANPTLDVEDAPELVRPERSAERIVEGRSPEPQQERASTSLSTNEDDRSHSGPILTTPAVRARARDLGIDLAQVKHQGEHIRHADLDAYLLYNGGQVSGRATALRADEQIKVVGLRRKIAENMQAAKRRIPHFALVEEYDVTALEETRAMMNRDRGQNPKLTLLPFLITALNKALADFPMINATYDDEANVITRHGGVHMGMAAQTPNGLMVPVIRNAERLSIWQLATEVARLSDAAKTGKATRDELSNPTFTISSLGPMGGVVSTPVISPPQVATVAVNKVEDKVVPVNGELEIRKRMNLSLSCDHRAVDGWDAASFLQALKPLIENPLRLLA from the coding sequence ATGGCGACCTATCTCTTCAAGCTCCCCGACATCGGCGAAGGCATTGCCGAGGCCGAGATCGTCGCCTGGCATATCGCGGTCGGCGACCGGGTCGAGGAAGACCAGCAGCTTGCCGACATGATGACCGACAAGGCGACCGTGGAAATGGAATCGCCCGTCGCCGGCGTGGTTCGCAAGCTCGCCGGTGAAGTCGGCGACCAGATCGCCATCGGCTCGGTGCTGGTCGAGATCGAGACCGAGGGCGCCGACGCGGCTGCCGCTCCCGCCGAGGCCGAGGAAGTCCCGCTGGCCGACGGCGCCGCCGTGCCGACGCAGGCGCAGGAAGAAGCCAATCCGACGCTGGACGTCGAAGATGCCCCTGAACTCGTTCGTCCTGAGCGAAGCGCGGAGCGCATAGTCGAAGGGCGCTCGCCCGAACCCCAGCAAGAACGTGCTTCGACTTCGCTCAGCACGAACGAAGATGATCGCAGTCACTCGGGTCCCATCCTCACCACCCCCGCCGTCCGCGCCCGCGCGCGTGACCTCGGCATCGACCTCGCCCAGGTGAAGCACCAGGGCGAGCACATCCGCCACGCCGACCTCGACGCCTACCTGCTCTACAACGGCGGGCAGGTCTCCGGCCGCGCCACCGCGCTGCGTGCAGATGAGCAGATCAAGGTCGTCGGCCTGCGCCGCAAGATCGCGGAGAACATGCAGGCCGCCAAACGCCGCATTCCGCACTTCGCCCTGGTCGAGGAATATGACGTCACCGCACTGGAAGAAACCCGCGCGATGATGAACCGCGATCGCGGGCAGAACCCCAAGCTCACCCTGCTGCCGTTCCTGATCACCGCGCTGAACAAGGCGCTGGCCGACTTCCCGATGATCAACGCCACTTATGACGACGAAGCCAACGTCATCACCCGCCACGGCGGCGTCCACATGGGCATGGCGGCGCAGACCCCGAACGGGCTGATGGTCCCGGTCATTCGCAATGCCGAGCGGCTCTCGATCTGGCAGCTCGCGACCGAAGTCGCCCGCCTGTCGGACGCCGCCAAGACCGGCAAGGCCACGCGGGACGAACTCTCCAACCCGACTTTCACCATCAGCTCGCTGGGGCCGATGGGCGGCGTCGTCTCGACCCCCGTCATCTCGCCGCCGCAGGTCGCCACGGTCGCGGTCAACAAGGTCGAGGACAAGGTGGTGCCGGTTAATGGCGAGCTCGAGATCCGCAAGCGGATGAACCTCTCGCTCTCCTGCGATCACCGCGCGGTCGACGGCTGGGACGCCGCGAGCTTCCTCCAGGCCCTGAAGCCCCTGATCGAAAACCCGCTGCGCTTGCTGGCCTGA
- a CDS encoding DUF3297 family protein, protein MTDTPPDRLSLDPRSPHFDETKLRRGVGIRFNGNEKTNVEEYSVSEGWIKVAAGKSRDRYGNPMTITLKGTVEPYYERAAEGEGEAQTSDDSADDK, encoded by the coding sequence ATCACCGACACCCCGCCCGACCGCCTCAGCCTCGATCCGCGCAGCCCGCATTTCGACGAAACCAAGCTGCGCCGCGGCGTCGGCATTCGTTTCAACGGCAATGAAAAAACCAACGTCGAGGAATATTCGGTGTCGGAAGGCTGGATCAAGGTCGCCGCCGGCAAGAGCCGCGACCGCTACGGCAATCCGATGACGATCACCCTCAAGGGCACGGTGGAGCCTTATTACGAGCGCGCCGCCGAGGGCGAGGGCGAGGCTCAAACGTCCGACGATAGCGCGGACGACAAGTAA
- a CDS encoding FMN-dependent NADH-azoreductase encodes MSGTTTILRVDSSITGENSVSRQITGRIVEQQRAGRPDATVIERDLVAQPLPHLTLDQFADGSVLDEFLAADTVVIGAPMYNFTLPSQLKAWIDRLAVNGRTFRYTAEGKPEGLAGPKRVIIALSRGGYYGTEQGNADFEHLESYLKAFFGFIGIEPEFVRADGINLGPEVKAKSVEQALREVDLLAA; translated from the coding sequence ATGTCAGGGACCACCACCATTCTTCGCGTCGACAGCTCGATCACGGGCGAGAACAGCGTCAGCCGGCAGATCACGGGCCGGATCGTAGAGCAGCAGCGCGCCGGCCGCCCGGACGCCACGGTCATCGAGCGCGATCTCGTCGCCCAGCCGCTTCCCCACCTCACGCTCGACCAGTTCGCCGACGGGAGCGTGCTCGACGAATTCCTTGCCGCCGACACGGTGGTGATTGGTGCTCCGATGTACAATTTCACCCTGCCGAGCCAATTGAAGGCCTGGATCGACCGGCTGGCGGTGAACGGGCGCACATTCCGCTATACCGCCGAAGGCAAGCCCGAGGGGCTGGCCGGGCCGAAGCGGGTGATCATCGCGTTGTCGCGCGGCGGCTATTACGGCACCGAGCAGGGCAATGCCGATTTCGAGCATCTCGAAAGCTATCTGAAGGCCTTCTTCGGATTCATCGGGATCGAGCCCGAGTTCGTCCGCGCCGACGGCATCAATCTCGGGCCGGAAGTGAAGGCCAAGTCGGTCGAGCAGGCGCTGCGCGAGGTCGATCTGCTCGCGGCGTAA
- a CDS encoding transketolase, whose translation MPTDLAALRTLEERLRFLASNIIHHANHVRDSADGLKVGGHQASSASMAAIMAALYFDALGPNDRVAVKPHAGPVLHAIHYLLGGQDRATLENFRGFGGAQSYPSRTKDRIPVDFSTGSVGLGVAITLFASLVQDWLSARCALPDDQRGRFVALMGDAELDEGNIYEALIEGHKHDVRNLWWIVDYNRQSLDATSADRMFERFDDIFRTCGWRVVELRHGKKLAAALAEHPALKDWLEALPNADHSAMLYQGGAAWRARIDKDLGDTARPFLANVDDDRLAALMSDLGGHCLESLTEAFSAAQDDIPTVFIAWTVKGYGLPFAGHKDNHAGLMNPTQFAAYRDSLGIAEGSEWEPLAGLGDNARAGTQALIEATRVRREKEPRNFTAWTVPVLPTPTGEEQSTQAAFGRILLDLAKSGDGLADRILTTSPDVTVSTNLGAFVNNRGLFHRRGIKDVFAEAKIPSAQKWAAKDAGQHVELGIAESNLFLMLAAAGLSGDLFGHRLVPIGTLYDPFIARGLDSLNYGCYQDARFLLVATPSGLTLGPEGGAHQSINPPLIALGQPGLRHYEPAFADELALFMREAFRLIDDPAGESTYLRLSTRSVAQESRTSDDWQADALQGGYWLREPGPGAEAAIVAMGAVMPEALAAFDALKDDVPGLGLLSVTSPNLLHRGWSAAQAAEWRGERQPSHAATLLSRLSPTARLVTLCDAAPASLSWLGSVLGHRAAPLGVDRFGQTGNLPDLYGEYRLDGEAITEAMAGLLIG comes from the coding sequence ATGCCCACCGACCTCGCCGCCCTGCGCACCCTCGAAGAACGCCTGCGCTTTCTTGCCAGCAACATCATCCACCACGCCAATCACGTTCGCGACAGCGCCGACGGGCTGAAGGTCGGTGGACACCAGGCGTCGAGCGCGTCGATGGCGGCGATCATGGCCGCGCTTTATTTCGACGCGCTCGGCCCCAACGACCGCGTTGCGGTCAAGCCCCACGCCGGCCCGGTCCTCCACGCGATCCATTATCTGCTCGGCGGGCAAGATCGAGCGACGCTCGAAAATTTCCGCGGCTTCGGCGGCGCGCAAAGCTATCCCAGCCGCACCAAGGATCGCATCCCGGTCGATTTCTCCACCGGCTCGGTCGGCCTTGGCGTTGCCATCACCCTGTTCGCCAGCCTGGTCCAGGACTGGCTGTCGGCCCGCTGCGCCCTCCCCGACGACCAGCGCGGCCGCTTCGTCGCGTTGATGGGCGATGCCGAGCTCGACGAAGGCAACATCTACGAAGCCCTGATCGAGGGCCACAAGCACGACGTCCGCAACCTGTGGTGGATCGTCGACTACAATCGCCAAAGCCTCGACGCGACCAGCGCCGACCGCATGTTCGAACGCTTCGACGACATCTTCCGCACCTGCGGCTGGCGGGTGGTAGAGCTTCGCCACGGCAAGAAGCTGGCCGCCGCGCTCGCCGAGCATCCCGCGCTCAAGGACTGGCTCGAAGCCCTCCCCAACGCCGATCACAGTGCCATGCTCTATCAAGGCGGCGCAGCGTGGCGCGCACGGATCGACAAGGACCTCGGCGACACCGCCAGGCCCTTCCTCGCCAACGTCGACGACGACCGCCTCGCCGCCCTGATGAGCGACCTTGGCGGCCACTGCCTCGAAAGCCTGACCGAAGCCTTCTCCGCCGCGCAGGACGACATCCCCACCGTCTTCATCGCCTGGACGGTCAAGGGCTATGGCCTGCCCTTCGCCGGCCACAAGGACAATCACGCCGGGCTGATGAACCCGACCCAGTTCGCCGCCTATCGCGACAGCCTCGGCATCGCCGAAGGCTCGGAATGGGAACCGCTCGCCGGTCTCGGCGACAACGCCCGCGCCGGGACCCAGGCGCTGATCGAGGCGACCCGCGTTCGTCGCGAGAAAGAACCGCGCAACTTCACCGCTTGGACCGTCCCCGTCCTCCCCACCCCCACCGGAGAGGAACAGAGCACACAGGCCGCCTTCGGTCGCATCCTCCTCGACCTCGCCAAGTCGGGCGACGGCCTCGCCGACCGCATCCTCACCACCTCGCCCGACGTCACCGTCTCCACCAACCTCGGCGCCTTCGTGAACAATCGCGGCCTGTTCCACCGCCGCGGCATCAAGGACGTGTTCGCCGAAGCCAAGATTCCCTCGGCACAAAAATGGGCCGCGAAAGACGCCGGCCAGCACGTCGAGCTTGGAATCGCCGAATCCAACCTGTTCCTGATGCTCGCCGCCGCCGGTCTGTCGGGCGACCTGTTCGGCCATCGCCTGGTGCCGATCGGCACTCTCTACGACCCGTTCATCGCCCGCGGCCTCGATAGCCTCAACTACGGCTGCTACCAGGACGCCCGCTTCCTGCTCGTCGCCACGCCCTCGGGCCTGACCCTCGGCCCCGAAGGCGGCGCGCACCAGTCGATCAATCCGCCGCTGATCGCGCTCGGCCAGCCGGGCCTGCGCCACTACGAGCCCGCCTTCGCCGACGAACTCGCCCTCTTCATGCGCGAAGCTTTCCGCCTGATCGACGACCCCGCCGGCGAATCGACCTACCTCCGCCTCTCGACCCGCAGCGTGGCGCAAGAGTCCCGCACTTCCGACGACTGGCAAGCCGATGCGCTGCAAGGCGGCTACTGGCTGCGCGAACCCGGCCCCGGCGCCGAAGCCGCCATCGTCGCGATGGGCGCGGTCATGCCCGAAGCGCTTGCCGCCTTCGATGCGCTCAAAGACGACGTCCCCGGCCTCGGCCTACTCAGTGTCACCAGCCCCAACCTCCTCCACCGCGGCTGGAGCGCGGCGCAGGCCGCCGAATGGCGCGGCGAACGCCAGCCCAGCCACGCCGCCACCCTGCTCTCCCGCTTATCGCCCACCGCCCGCCTCGTCACCCTGTGCGACGCCGCGCCCGCCTCGCTCTCCTGGCTCGGCAGCGTGCTGGGCCACCGCGCCGCCCCGCTCGGCGTCGATCGCTTCGGCCAGACCGGCAACCTCCCCGACCTCTACGGCGAATATCGCCTCGACGGCGAAGCGATCACCGAGGCGATGGCGGGGCTTCTCATCGGCTGA
- a CDS encoding thiamine pyrophosphate-dependent enzyme — MSEPLSPPRRNAPRLALHVPEPSYRPGDTPDFSAVRVPAAGSAPRPDSSAPASDSHPLVNHLVRVLDEQGQAVGPWDPRLSPDTLRKMLADMVTVRVFDDRMYRAQRQGKTSFYMKCTGEEAIAVAAATALDRDDMCFPTYRQQGLLVARGYPLVDMMCQIYSNAGDKLHGRQLPIMYSDKPHGFFSISGNLGTQYPQAVGWAMASAIKGDSRIAMGWIGEGATAEGDFHSALTFAAVYQAPVILAVVNNQWAISSFSGIAGAEQSTFAARAVGYGIAGLRVDGNDALAVYAAVQWASERARANVGPTLIEFFTYRAEGHSTSDDPTGYRPAGEAQQWPLGDPVERLKAHLIGLGEWDDERHAALVAEADKTVRAAQKQAEAQGILPGQGFDRIGSMFEDVYADTPWHLAEQRDAALGEARIFLGRDAS; from the coding sequence ATGAGTGAGCCCCTGTCTCCGCCCCGTCGCAACGCCCCGCGCCTTGCGCTGCATGTGCCCGAGCCGTCCTATCGGCCCGGCGACACCCCCGACTTTTCCGCCGTTCGCGTGCCCGCCGCCGGAAGCGCCCCGCGCCCCGACAGCAGCGCGCCGGCGTCGGACAGCCACCCGCTGGTCAATCACCTCGTCCGGGTACTGGATGAGCAGGGCCAAGCGGTCGGTCCGTGGGACCCGCGCCTGTCGCCCGACACCCTGCGCAAGATGCTGGCCGACATGGTCACCGTGCGGGTGTTCGACGACCGCATGTACCGTGCCCAGCGGCAGGGGAAGACCAGCTTCTACATGAAGTGCACCGGCGAAGAAGCGATCGCGGTCGCCGCCGCCACTGCGCTGGATCGGGACGACATGTGCTTCCCGACCTATCGCCAGCAAGGCCTGCTGGTCGCCCGCGGTTATCCGCTGGTCGACATGATGTGCCAGATCTATTCCAACGCCGGCGACAAACTCCACGGCCGCCAGCTCCCGATCATGTATTCGGACAAGCCGCACGGCTTTTTCTCGATCTCGGGCAACCTCGGCACCCAGTATCCGCAGGCCGTGGGCTGGGCGATGGCGTCCGCGATCAAAGGCGACAGCCGGATCGCGATGGGCTGGATCGGCGAAGGCGCCACGGCCGAAGGCGACTTCCATTCCGCGCTGACCTTTGCAGCCGTCTACCAGGCGCCGGTCATCCTCGCGGTGGTCAACAACCAGTGGGCGATCTCAAGCTTCTCCGGCATCGCCGGGGCCGAACAGTCCACCTTCGCCGCCCGCGCGGTCGGCTATGGCATCGCCGGCCTTCGGGTCGACGGCAATGACGCGCTCGCGGTTTATGCCGCAGTGCAATGGGCGTCGGAGCGCGCCCGCGCCAACGTTGGCCCGACCCTGATCGAATTCTTCACCTACCGCGCCGAAGGGCACAGCACGTCGGACGATCCGACCGGCTACCGCCCGGCCGGCGAAGCGCAGCAATGGCCGCTCGGCGATCCGGTCGAGCGCCTGAAAGCGCACCTCATCGGCCTCGGCGAATGGGACGACGAACGCCACGCCGCGCTCGTCGCTGAGGCCGACAAGACGGTCCGCGCCGCGCAAAAGCAGGCCGAAGCGCAGGGCATCCTGCCCGGCCAGGGCTTCGATCGCATCGGCTCGATGTTCGAAGACGTCTATGCCGACACCCCCTGGCACCTCGCCGAACAGCGCGACGCTGCGCTCGGCGAAGCCCGCATCTTCCTCGGACGGGACGCCAGCTGA
- a CDS encoding helix-turn-helix domain-containing protein, with protein MHDTGTMEENGLRAAGCRNVTPVLNRIGDKWSVLIVMILARAPHRFNELKREIDGISQRMLTLTLRGLERDGLVSRTVEPTVPPRVTYALTELGQSLIEPVEALGSWAIAHIACIRAAQERFDAANAPEEKRPSTTLGTNERLVA; from the coding sequence ATGCATGATACTGGAACGATGGAAGAAAACGGCCTGCGCGCGGCGGGCTGCCGCAACGTGACGCCGGTGCTCAACCGGATCGGCGACAAATGGTCGGTGCTGATCGTGATGATTCTCGCCCGGGCGCCGCATCGCTTCAACGAACTGAAGCGCGAGATCGACGGGATCAGCCAGCGGATGCTCACCCTCACCCTGCGCGGGCTCGAGCGCGACGGCCTCGTCAGCCGCACGGTCGAGCCGACCGTTCCGCCCCGCGTCACCTATGCGCTGACCGAACTCGGCCAGAGCCTGATCGAACCGGTCGAGGCGCTGGGCAGCTGGGCCATCGCCCACATCGCCTGCATCCGCGCCGCGCAGGAACGGTTCGACGCGGCGAACGCGCCCGAAGAGAAGCGTCCCTCGACTACGCTCGGGACGAACGAAAGGTTGGTCGCCTAA
- a CDS encoding NAD(P)-dependent alcohol dehydrogenase, whose translation MPTTAKGWGTDAADQPLRPMEFERRDLRANDVAIQITHSGICHSDLHTCRNDWGGSQYPVVPGHEIVGTVTEVGPDVTKHKVGDTVAVGCMVDSCMECDQCLEGWEVFCRKGCIQTYNSKDFHDGTITKGGYSDHIVVRDHFVCKVPEGMDIAKVAPLLCAGITTYSPLRQYNVGPGTKVAVIGLGGLGHMGVKLAAAMGAHVTMITTTPEKGKDARELGAHDVIVSTDPEQMKAAATRFDFILNTIPVSHEIDGYLNLLGRSGRMVIVGALTPMPGFTGFQLIWWNRAVGGSAIGGIPETQEMLDFCAEHDIYPDCEHIKIEQVNEAYERLLKNDVRYRFVIDMEQNA comes from the coding sequence ATGCCGACCACCGCCAAGGGTTGGGGCACCGACGCCGCCGACCAGCCGCTTCGCCCGATGGAATTCGAACGCCGGGATCTCCGGGCCAACGACGTCGCGATCCAGATCACCCACTCGGGCATCTGCCATTCCGACCTCCACACCTGCCGCAATGACTGGGGCGGAAGCCAGTATCCGGTCGTCCCTGGCCATGAGATCGTCGGCACCGTGACCGAGGTCGGGCCCGATGTGACCAAGCACAAGGTCGGCGACACCGTCGCGGTCGGCTGCATGGTCGACAGCTGCATGGAGTGCGACCAGTGCCTGGAAGGCTGGGAAGTGTTCTGCCGCAAGGGCTGCATCCAGACCTACAACAGCAAGGACTTCCACGACGGGACGATCACCAAGGGCGGCTATTCCGACCATATCGTCGTGCGCGATCACTTCGTGTGCAAGGTGCCGGAGGGCATGGACATCGCGAAGGTCGCTCCGCTGCTGTGCGCCGGAATCACCACTTACTCACCGCTCCGCCAGTACAATGTCGGACCCGGCACCAAGGTGGCGGTGATCGGTCTCGGCGGCCTCGGCCACATGGGGGTGAAGCTCGCCGCCGCGATGGGCGCGCATGTCACCATGATCACCACCACCCCCGAGAAGGGCAAGGATGCACGCGAACTCGGCGCGCATGACGTGATCGTCTCGACCGACCCCGAGCAGATGAAGGCCGCAGCCACCCGCTTCGACTTCATCCTCAACACCATCCCGGTCAGCCACGAAATCGACGGCTATCTCAACCTCCTCGGCCGCTCGGGCCGGATGGTGATCGTCGGCGCACTGACTCCGATGCCGGGTTTCACCGGCTTCCAGCTCATTTGGTGGAACCGTGCGGTCGGCGGCTCGGCGATCGGCGGCATTCCTGAAACCCAGGAAATGCTCGATTTCTGCGCCGAGCACGACATCTACCCCGACTGCGAGCACATCAAGATCGAGCAGGTCAACGAAGCCTATGAGCGCCTGCTCAAGAACGACGTCCGCTATCGCTTCGTCATCGACATGGAGCAGAACGCCTAA
- a CDS encoding PspC domain-containing protein, which produces MNRPAFRLDRRERKLLGVCAGLGRTLNIDPTFVRVAFVAVPLLTFVTFWQALVTYALCGLVGAFAAGKLTGRRSEFERMDEPRRGSIKDLREKMDANDRRMMAIDHHLNSQQNDALAREIEALRTEKA; this is translated from the coding sequence ATGAACCGCCCCGCCTTCCGCCTCGACCGCCGCGAACGCAAGCTGCTCGGTGTCTGTGCCGGCCTCGGACGCACGCTCAATATCGACCCGACCTTTGTCCGAGTCGCCTTTGTCGCGGTGCCGCTGCTGACCTTTGTCACTTTCTGGCAGGCGCTGGTGACCTATGCCCTGTGCGGACTGGTCGGAGCGTTCGCGGCTGGCAAGCTGACGGGCCGCCGCAGCGAGTTCGAACGGATGGACGAGCCGCGCCGGGGCAGCATCAAGGATCTGCGCGAAAAGATGGATGCGAACGACCGCCGGATGATGGCGATCGACCACCACCTCAACAGCCAGCAGAACGACGCGCTTGCCCGTGAAATCGAAGCGCTTCGCACGGAGAAGGCATGA
- a CDS encoding CoA ester lyase: MSRQPRSWLFVPADSEKKIARALDSEADALIFDLEDSVAAANKAVARDLLRNLPARSGGPQWWVRINPLRTEDHRLDLELLGSADIHGLVLPKAESGADITELQHRTGSIPLHAIVTETAAALFGLLTYRDIKDSPLAAMSWGAEDLSAALGAASNKDAKGRYTAPYTLARTLTLAGAAAAGVQPVDGVFADFRDEPGLIDEALDAARDGFTGKLAIHPAQVGPINAAFSPTPDQVANARAIVAAFAAEPSAGVLSVDGRMVDKPHLIQAQRTLARAGD, from the coding sequence ATGAGCCGCCAGCCACGCTCCTGGCTGTTCGTCCCCGCCGACAGCGAAAAGAAGATCGCCCGCGCGCTCGACAGCGAAGCCGACGCGCTGATCTTCGACCTCGAAGACAGCGTCGCCGCCGCTAACAAGGCCGTCGCCCGCGACCTCCTCCGCAACCTCCCCGCACGCTCGGGCGGGCCGCAATGGTGGGTCCGCATCAACCCGCTGCGCACCGAGGACCACCGGCTGGACCTCGAACTGCTCGGCTCCGCCGACATTCACGGCCTTGTCCTGCCCAAGGCTGAAAGCGGCGCCGACATCACTGAGCTCCAGCACCGCACCGGCTCGATCCCCCTCCACGCCATCGTCACCGAAACCGCCGCCGCGCTGTTCGGCCTGCTCACCTACCGCGACATCAAGGACAGCCCGCTGGCCGCGATGAGTTGGGGCGCCGAAGACCTGTCCGCCGCCCTCGGTGCCGCCTCGAACAAGGACGCCAAGGGCCGCTACACCGCCCCCTATACCCTCGCCCGCACCCTTACCCTCGCGGGCGCCGCCGCGGCGGGTGTCCAGCCGGTCGACGGCGTCTTCGCCGACTTCCGCGACGAGCCGGGCCTCATCGACGAAGCGCTGGACGCCGCGCGCGACGGCTTCACCGGCAAGCTTGCCATCCACCCGGCGCAGGTCGGCCCGATCAACGCCGCTTTCTCCCCCACCCCCGATCAGGTCGCCAATGCCCGCGCGATCGTCGCAGCCTTTGCCGCCGAACCCTCGGCTGGCGTGTTGAGCGTTGACGGCCGAATGGTCGACAAACCCCATTTGATTCAGGCCCAGCGCACGCTGGCCCGCGCAGGAGATTAA
- a CDS encoding MaoC family dehydratase, protein MPGRPYDEWKEGDTVAHALRRTVTETDNLLISTLTHNPQPLHLDAEAARDTEFGRILVNSCFTFSLLVGASVADTTEGVLVANLGFDEVRLPAPVFIGDTLHFESSCLSKRDSKSRPTAGLVTWEHRAINQRGETVCTLKRTALIRKAAA, encoded by the coding sequence ATGCCCGGACGCCCATATGACGAGTGGAAGGAAGGCGACACCGTCGCCCACGCCCTCCGCCGCACGGTGACGGAGACCGACAATCTCCTCATCTCCACCCTCACCCACAATCCCCAGCCGCTGCACCTCGATGCCGAAGCGGCCAGGGACACCGAATTCGGCCGCATCCTCGTCAACAGCTGCTTCACTTTCTCGCTGCTGGTCGGCGCCTCGGTCGCCGACACCACCGAAGGCGTGCTGGTCGCCAACCTCGGCTTCGACGAAGTCCGCCTGCCCGCCCCCGTCTTCATCGGCGACACGCTGCACTTCGAAAGCAGCTGCCTCTCCAAGCGCGACAGCAAATCGCGCCCCACCGCCGGCCTCGTCACCTGGGAGCATCGCGCCATCAACCAGCGCGGGGAAACCGTTTGCACCTTGAAGCGCACCGCGCTGATCCGGAAAGCTGCCGCATGA